The genome window CGGTTTTTGCATCAACCGCCGCTTTAATGCGGTCAACCATTTCACCTTGGCTTACAATTTCTTTATTAGGACGATGGCCACAGCGCTTTTGCGCTACTTGATCTTCTATATGAAAACCCGCCGCACCGGCTTTAGTCATTTCTTTTACTGTGCGTGCAATGTTAAACGCCCCACCCCAACCGGTATCGGCATCAACAAGTAGTGGTAAATCGCTAGCACCAGTAATACGACGAATATCTTCAAGCACGTTATCAAGGCTTGTCATACCTAAATCAGGCATACCAAACGAGGCGTTTGCAACACCGGCACCTGAGAGGTAAATAGCTTGGTGACCCATTTTTTCAGCCATCATCGCTGTGTAGGCGTTAATAGTACCTACCACTTGTAACGGGCGGTTATTGGCAATAGCATGTTTAAATTTTAATCCTGCTGACATTACTTTCTCCTCACTTTGAACGGTTGCTACGTGGAGTAACTTATAGTTTTAATCTGTAATTGTGACTGTTTAACTGCTCTTGCTAGCTTTTAGCTTTTAGCTTTTAGCTTTTAACAGCTTATGCTTTCTGCTTAGCTAATAAATCAAATTTGGTTTGAATATTTGCTTGCGATGCACTTATGTGGCGCTTCATAAGCATTTCGGCCAGTTCGCCATCGTGGTTTTCAATCGCGTTAATAATAGCTAAATGCTCATCAAACGCTTTTGATACACGCGGCCCCACCATGCCCATTTGTACACGGTACATCCGTATTAATTGATAGAGCTCGTTACACAGTAAATGAATTAAATGCGCGTTTTTACTGCCTTGAATAATACGGTAATGAAAATCTAAATCGCCGGCTTCTTGATAATAAGACTCGCCCTCTTTAACACGCTGTGTTTGTAGGTGCTGATTAAGTAATTGCTTTAAGCCTTTTACTTCTTCGGGTTCCATATTGTCGGCAGCAAGCCTGCATGCTAAACCTTCAAGCGAACTACGAACTTGATAAACTTCAATCAAGCGTTCAGCGGTAAGGGCAACTACTCGGCAACCTACGTTAGCTTTACGCTCAACAAGGTAGCAACTTTCTAGGCGATTTAACGCCTCTCTAAGTGTTGCACGGCTTACACCATAACGTTTGGCAAGCTCAGGCTCTGATATTTTACTGCCTTGAACTATACTGCCTTCAACAATCTCACGGCGCATATCTACAAATACTTGATCTGATGCGGTAGTTATAGGCGCTTCGTTTAAAAATGTGTGTGTCATAAGTTATTTTTTAGATTGTCGACAATTAATGTGGTTACTATGGGCTTATTAAAAAATCATGTCAACCCTTAAACCTATCAAAATGGCTAAAAAACACACCCATTGTCGACACTATTAACCTAAAGTCGCATAAAAATGGTTTTAAAATGGACTAAAACAGTGAAGTGTCGACAGCGTAATAAATCAGATGTTACGCTTTTTAGCACTGAAAACACCTCACATAAATGCTATTATCGCGC of Pseudoalteromonas arctica A 37-1-2 contains these proteins:
- a CDS encoding GntR family transcriptional regulator — encoded protein: MTHTFLNEAPITTASDQVFVDMRREIVEGSIVQGSKISEPELAKRYGVSRATLREALNRLESCYLVERKANVGCRVVALTAERLIEVYQVRSSLEGLACRLAADNMEPEEVKGLKQLLNQHLQTQRVKEGESYYQEAGDLDFHYRIIQGSKNAHLIHLLCNELYQLIRMYRVQMGMVGPRVSKAFDEHLAIINAIENHDGELAEMLMKRHISASQANIQTKFDLLAKQKA